The Chryseobacterium nakagawai genome has a segment encoding these proteins:
- a CDS encoding thioredoxin family protein, which yields MKNYWDQGISFEEYLQIAQQRLDKPANQQEIEYKQYYELGLQRMDRTIKKYVPDEDQRKELESKNFDGKILIISEAWCGDASATVPALFKFFEGHNEIRVFLRDSDKNLINQFLTNGTESIPKVLILDKDFNVKNSWGPRPKYGYELLMKYKADPEGYPKDTFYNDLQVYYAKNRGKDAVQEILDLL from the coding sequence ATGAAAAATTACTGGGACCAGGGAATTTCTTTTGAAGAATACCTTCAAATTGCACAACAAAGATTAGACAAGCCTGCCAATCAACAGGAAATTGAATATAAACAATACTATGAGCTTGGGCTTCAGAGAATGGACAGAACAATTAAAAAGTATGTTCCGGATGAAGATCAAAGAAAAGAATTAGAGTCTAAGAATTTTGACGGAAAGATTTTAATCATTTCTGAAGCTTGGTGTGGCGATGCCAGTGCAACAGTTCCGGCACTTTTTAAATTCTTTGAAGGTCATAATGAGATCAGAGTTTTTTTAAGAGACAGTGATAAGAATTTAATCAACCAGTTTTTAACCAATGGCACAGAGTCTATCCCTAAGGTATTAATTCTTGATAAAGATTTCAATGTGAAAAATTCATGGGGCCCCCGTCCAAAATATGGATATGAGCTATTGATGAAATATAAAGCTGATCCGGAGGGCTATCCAAAGGATACTTTCTATAACGACCTTCAAGTCTATTATGCAAAAAACAGAGGTAAAGATGCTGTTCAGGAAATCTTAGATCTCTTGTAA
- a CDS encoding TlpA family protein disulfide reductase produces MKKGIIFIVIIIIIGIIAFVPGVKDFLKNQFFPIATIENAVHINEEDYDVDLKGINAPSTNLKNFKNKAVFLNFWGTWCPPCRKEWPSIQKLYDTRKDNVDFVLIAMNDKEEDVRKFLKENNYTVPVYIAQSPISEKILPKVFPTTFLLDKTGRILIKEDATKDWDSETVHQFIDNIIK; encoded by the coding sequence ATGAAAAAAGGGATTATTTTTATTGTCATAATTATCATCATTGGTATTATAGCATTTGTACCGGGAGTGAAGGATTTTCTGAAAAATCAGTTCTTCCCTATCGCTACCATTGAAAATGCAGTACACATCAATGAAGAAGATTATGACGTAGATCTTAAAGGGATCAATGCACCCAGCACTAACCTTAAAAATTTTAAGAACAAAGCTGTTTTCCTTAACTTCTGGGGAACATGGTGCCCACCGTGCAGAAAAGAATGGCCATCTATTCAGAAATTATATGATACAAGAAAAGATAATGTAGATTTTGTACTTATCGCCATGAATGATAAAGAAGAAGATGTTAGAAAATTTCTAAAGGAAAATAATTATACGGTACCTGTGTATATTGCACAAAGCCCGATATCTGAAAAGATCCTTCCTAAAGTTTTTCCTACAACTTTTCTTCTGGATAAAACCGGCAGAATTCTTATTAAGGAAGATGCCACAAAAGACTGGGACTCAGAAACTGTGCATCAGTTTATTGATAATATCATCAAATAA
- a CDS encoding YkvA family protein, which yields MKYSKLNLAKEAINHKGFVKKIPDIFRMVKMWRKGSYPMKSIDIILPLLGILYVISPIDLLPEFAIPVLGVMDDLAVLSLTIPKLIKEVDKFLLWEAEQKYNGTQMIDAEIVK from the coding sequence ATGAAATATTCAAAATTAAATCTTGCAAAAGAAGCTATCAATCACAAGGGCTTTGTAAAAAAGATCCCTGATATTTTCAGAATGGTAAAAATGTGGAGAAAAGGAAGCTATCCTATGAAATCCATTGACATTATTCTTCCTCTATTGGGAATTTTATATGTCATCTCTCCTATTGACCTCCTTCCTGAATTTGCTATCCCAGTGCTTGGGGTTATGGACGATTTGGCAGTGTTGTCACTTACCATCCCCAAACTCATTAAAGAAGTTGACAAATTTTTACTTTGGGAAGCTGAACAAAAATATAATGGCACTCAAATGATTGATGCCGAGATCGTAAAATAA